ATTCGTTGTGCTATGCATCAAGATTACCCTACCTTTTACAATCAAGAGATCCCCGGTAGGGAATTGTGTCTCTATCCCCCATTTATCCGCCTTGTACGCTGTATTTTCATGGGAAAATGTCCTAAGCTTACTTGGCAAGAGGCCCACCGTATCCATGAGATACTTGAAGAAAAGTTAAAAACTCACGCACAGGTAATGCAAATCACACCGTGCGGTCATTTTAAAATCAAAGATGTTTTCCGTTATCAGTTTTTAATAAAGAGCAAACAGGTTCTCCCTGTAAATAAAAAGCTCCATGAGACCTTAATATCTGCGAAGCTTTCACCCAAAGTGAAGTTCACGATCGATGTCGACCCGACAACTACATTTTTCTAAATAACTATTTAATAGATCTACTAAGATATCGACTTCCTCTAAGGTGTTATACGCATGGAAATTGATACGGATAAAGGGCTTTTCAACGAAGTTCATGATTCCCACGTGTATATTTGCCTCTTCTAACATAGAAATTAAGACGTCCGTATTAAGATCTGGAAGGAATATAGGCTGCCCACAACATTCAGAACTTTCCCCAAAACGTTCTGTAAAATAGTTCTTAAGTATGGTGAGTTGTTTACGAGCTGACTCACCTTCTATAAGAAGATGATCGTAGGCAGCTTCTATGGTGATTATCGTGTGGGGAGCCATAGCCGTTGTGTATCTTAAAGGTGGAGAATTTAACATTAGCTCTGTCTTTACTTCTGACGAAGAAAGAATAGCTGCCCCGACAGCACCCATAGCCTTACTATAAGTTATAAGCACAGCATAAAAATTTTCGTATCCCCATTGATGACATAAGCCACGACCTTCTTCTCCAAAAATGCCCATGGCGTGAGCTTCATCAACGATTAAATATGCGTTATACTTTCGTGTAAGATCTAGAAGTTCTTCTAGAGGGGCTCGCGTCCCTAAAAAAGAATATACAGAACAAACGAAAATAAAGATTCTTCCTGATGATACTGCCCTATGAGATCTCAACAAAGATTCTAAAACGTCTAGATCATTATGAGGGAAGGATCTGTGTTGTCCTGAGATCATCTTTAAACTATTCACAACAGAAACATGTACAGAAGCATCCCAAAAGGCAACATCTGTACTTTGAGATATGTGATAGCAAAAGCCTAGATTTGCCATATAGCCACTGTGAACAGCAAAAGCTGCTTCAGCATTATGAAAATCTGCTATTTTCTTTTCTAAATTATTTAAGATTTGGGATGGCCCTACAATAGCGCGAGAACCCCGCGCGCCAAGTTGTGCGTGGGGAAATTTCTCACAATACGCACGGTAACGCTTTGCAACTTCACTAACCAGTATTGTAGAGCGAGAAAAACCTAAAAAGTCATTAGTTATAAAATCGATTGGGTACTTACTCATCAAAGATCTTTTGTTCTTAAAATCCAGAATCTCTAACTATTCAAGTATCTTTGTGATCCCCCTGAAATAGAGAAAGAGCTAGAGAATTTAAAGCTCGATAATCAGGTTTTCCTGTACCTAACATCGGCATAGATTCCAGCTGATGTTGATAGGATATCTTCATTATGCTACTCGTTTTCAAGTTTTTTAGGATATCATTTACTTCATGGCGAGTCGTAAAAAATGTCGTAAATAAACACAATTTTACCTTATCGCCAGGAATTCCACAAACAACTAATGGAATACCTTCTTGTTCTTGAGAAATCCCAAAACCTGTCAACAATAGATTCTCCAAAGCTTCTAAGCTTACCATTTCGCTACCAATTTTTACGAAACGGCTTAGTCTGCCTTGTAAAAACAGTTCCCCGTGATGATCTACATAGCCTAGATCTCCGGTAACATACCACCTTTCCCCTCCAAGGCAAATAAAACCTTGGTTAGGATCTGCCTGTAAATACCCGGAAAATAGAGAGGTTCCTCGGATAACGACTAGGCCTACCTCCCCAGAGGAAACAGGAACTTTCGTTTCTTCCGAGATAATTAGCACGTCCATGCCTTCAATAGGAATACCTACACAAGATTCACTTTCCGGACTATTTTCGCTATTGACAGTAACAACAGGCGAGCATTCTGTAGTTCCGTATCCTTGACAAAGAACAATATGGGGAAAGTCTTTTTTTGCTCTTGCTCTTAAGGAGTCTTTAAAAGCATCTCCGCCAATAACTGCAAAGCGTAGTGAGCTCAATGAAGATTGATGTTTCTTAGCAGTTTTTATTAAATAATCGAAAAAGAGCGGAGTGCTCCCTACAAACGTGGATCGAGTATTATCGATCATCTC
This window of the Chlamydia sp. BM-2023 genome carries:
- a CDS encoding AMP-binding protein, with protein sequence MHQHWNISNKKRVKRREGQTLLERFLKLCSDLTSDAICWDEQLGVLSYNSFRKAVIALALKISKYPEKNIGIMMPASAGAFIAYFAVLLSGKIPVMINWSQGLIELQSCIELAEVHHILTSKQLVDHLRQQHGDAVEYPAQLIYMENIRKQLSLWDKVRIGFYFSLSPKWLMRMFNVMDQDGEDTAVILFTSGTEKFPKGVPLTHANLLANQHGCLKFFNPQETDVMMSFLPPFHAYGFNCCSLFPMLIGCPLVFAYNPLHPKTIVEMIDNTRSTFVGSTPLFFDYLIKTAKKHQSSLSSLRFAVIGGDAFKDSLRARAKKDFPHIVLCQGYGTTECSPVVTVNSENSPESESCVGIPIEGMDVLIISEETKVPVSSGEVGLVVIRGTSLFSGYLQADPNQGFICLGGERWYVTGDLGYVDHHGELFLQGRLSRFVKIGSEMVSLEALENLLLTGFGISQEQEGIPLVVCGIPGDKVKLCLFTTFFTTRHEVNDILKNLKTSSIMKISYQHQLESMPMLGTGKPDYRALNSLALSLFQGDHKDT
- a CDS encoding aminotransferase class I/II-fold pyridoxal phosphate-dependent enzyme, with the translated sequence MSKYPIDFITNDFLGFSRSTILVSEVAKRYRAYCEKFPHAQLGARGSRAIVGPSQILNNLEKKIADFHNAEAAFAVHSGYMANLGFCYHISQSTDVAFWDASVHVSVVNSLKMISGQHRSFPHNDLDVLESLLRSHRAVSSGRIFIFVCSVYSFLGTRAPLEELLDLTRKYNAYLIVDEAHAMGIFGEEGRGLCHQWGYENFYAVLITYSKAMGAVGAAILSSSEVKTELMLNSPPLRYTTAMAPHTIITIEAAYDHLLIEGESARKQLTILKNYFTERFGESSECCGQPIFLPDLNTDVLISMLEEANIHVGIMNFVEKPFIRINFHAYNTLEEVDILVDLLNSYLEKCSCRVDIDRELHFG